In Brettanomyces bruxellensis chromosome 8, complete sequence, a genomic segment contains:
- the GND1 gene encoding phosphogluconate dehydrogenase (decarboxylating) gnd1 (BUSCO:EOG09261W3X) — protein sequence MSVVITGPTDIAMVGLAVMGQNLVLNMADHGFTVACFNRHVEVVDQFVAGPAKGKSIIGTHNLKDMVATLKRPRKVMLLIKAGKPVDSVIGQVLPLLEKGDIIIDGGNSHYPDTTRRYEELKAKGILFVGSGVSGGEEGARYGPSLMPGGSAEAWPEIKPIFQAVAAKADGEPCCDWVGPAGAGHYVKMVHNGIEYGDMQLICESYDLMKRLAGMTDKEISEVMGRWNKGVLDSFLIEITRDILKYDDTDGTPLVEKIMDKAGQKGTGKWTAIDALDKGMPVTLIGEAVFARCLSALKDERIRASKVLTGPAIEPVPKSERSAFIDDLEQALYASKIISYAQGFMLIREAANEFNWKLNFPSIALMWRGGCIIRSVFLGEITKAFRENSDLENLLFHPFFKSAVVQAQAGWRKTVARAVTNGIPTPAYSTALAFYDGYRSERLPANLLQAQRDYFGAHTFQILPECADDKKKPNSNIHINWTGKGGNVSATTYDA from the exons ATGAGTGTTGTTATAACAGGACCAA CTGATATTGCCATGGTTGGATTGGCGGTGATGGGCCAAAACTTGGTTCTTAACATGGCTGACCACGGATTCACAGTTGCCTGCTTTAATCGGCATGTTGAGGTGGTTGACCAATTCGTGGCCGGACCCGCAAAAGGTAAAAGCATCATTGGTACACACAACCTAAAAGACATGGTTGCAACCTTGAAGAGACCTAGAAAGGTCATGCTGTTGATTAAGGCAGGAAAGCCTGTTGACAGTGTGATTGGTCAGGTTCTTCCTCTGCTTGAAAAAGGTGATATCATCATTGACGGTGGTAACTCCCACTATCCAGATACCACACGTAGGTACGAGGAATTGAAGGCCAAGggtattttatttgttggaTCTGGTGTTTCTGGTGGTGAGGAAGGTGCTAGATATGGACCTTCTTTGATGCCAGGTGGTTCGGCCGAGGCTTGGCCTGAAATCAAGCCGATTTTCCAGGCTGTTGCAGCTAAAGCTGATGGTGAGCCATGTTGTGACTGGGTTGGACCTGCCGGAGCTGGTCACTACGTGAAAATGGTTCACAATGGTATCGAATACGGTGATATGCAGCTTATTTGCGAGTCTTACgatttgatgaagagacTTGCCGGTATGACCGACAAGGAAATCTCTGAGGTTATGGGCAGATGGAACAAAGGTGTGCTAGATTCTTTCCTTATCGAGATTACCAGAGATATCTTGAAGTACGATGACACAGACGGGACTCCGttggtggaaaaaattatgGATAAAGCCGGCCAGAAGGGAACTGGTAAGTGGACCGCAATTGATGCCTTGGATAAGGGCATGCCAGTTACTTTGATTGGAGAAGCTGTGTTTGCTAGATGTCTTTCGGCCTTGAAGGATGAAAGAATCAGAGCATCGAAAGTGTTGACTGGCCCTGCAATTGAGCCTGTTCCAAAATCCGAGAGAAGTGCTTTCATTGATGACTTGGAACAAGCTCTTTATGCTTCCAAGATTATCTCGTATGCCCAGGGATTCATGTTGATTAGAGAGGCTGCAAATGAGTTCAACTGGAAGCTGAACTTCCCATCCATTGCTCTTATGTGGAGAGGAGGTTGTATCATCAGATCTGTTTTCTTAGGAGAAATTACGAAGGCTTTCAGAGAAAACAGTGATCTTGAaaaccttcttttccatccaTTCTTCAAGTCTGCTGTCGTTCAAGCCCAGGCTGGATGGAGAAAGACTGTTGCTAGAGCTGTCACAAACGGTATTCCAACGCCTGCCTATTCCACCGCTCTTGCTTTCTATGATGGATACAGATCAGAAAGACTTCCAGCAAATCTTTTGCAGGCACAGAGAGATTACTTTGGTGCTCACACCTTCCAGATATTGCCTGAATGTGCAGATGACAAGAAGAAGCCAAACTCCAACATTCACATTAATTGGACTGGAAAGGGAGGAAATGTCTCTGCTACTACATATGACGCATGA